In Polypterus senegalus isolate Bchr_013 chromosome 12, ASM1683550v1, whole genome shotgun sequence, the following are encoded in one genomic region:
- the LOC120540044 gene encoding THAP domain-containing protein 6-like, translated as MPQNCAAYGCKARRNLQTRKEGITFHKFPTDPILKKTWESALGRERFSASSSTVLCSQHFEEADVDRTGQIVRIREGAVPSVFSFPAHLQKKPLAKRKTKTSQRAAVPFEVTAKIDVGTPESLPCDEHLYAAPPSPDRLKDKLTQAQARVEELQRQLRNAKDRERRCKMTLKSLLVDLKDRNLITEELKQKLGLYSDIPLDLL; from the exons ATGCCTCAGAACTGCGCGGCCTACGGGTGCAAGGCGAGGAGAAACCTGCAGACGAGGAAAGAAGGGATCACTTTTCACAA GTTTCCTACTGATCCTATCCTCAAGAAAACCTGGGAGTCTGCTCTTGGGAGAGAGCGCTTTTCTGCAAGTTCCTCCACGGTTCTCTGCAGCCAGCATTTTGAAGAGGCTGATGTGGACAGGACCGGGCAAATTGTGCGCATTAGAGAAGGTGCTGTTCCGTCTGTTTTCAGCTTCCCAGCACACCTTCAGAAA AAACCCCTGGCTAAGAGGAAAACCAAAACATCCCAGCGGGCTGCTGTCCCATTTGAAGTAACAGCTAAGATTGATGTTGGTACACCAGAAAGCCTACCTTGTGAC GAACACTTGTATGCAGCGCCCCCTTCACCAGACAGGCTGAAGGACAAGCTTACGCAGGCTCAGGCTAGAGTGGAAGAACTCCAGCGCCAACTCCGCAATGCCAAAGACAGAGAAAGGAGGTGCAAGATGACTTTGAAGAGTTTGTTGGTTGACTTAAAGGATAGGAATCTCATCACTGAGGAACTGAAACAGAAACTAGGCCTTTATTCAG ataTACCACTGGATCTGCTGTGA